The DNA region CGAAATGACAACAGCAGTTGCGGACCGCACACTCAACGCACTGGACCGGTGCGATCGTTGCGGAGCACAAGCATATGTCCGTGTTGTTCTTGAGTCCTCCGGCGGTGAGCTGCTCTTCTGCGGCCACCACGCCCGTGCAGTCGAGGCAAAGCTCAAGCCCTTGAGCTCCGACTGGCACGATGAGACGGGCCGGCTTCATGAGAAGGCGCCGGTAGCAGTCGATTAGGCCACCGGGAACGTATCAGGACCCCTCCGTTGGAGGGGTCCTGATTTTTTTTTGATCCGATGCGGGTTTTCCTGCCCGATACAAAGCAACTGCCCGAACAAAGCAACTGCCTGAACAAAGCAACGCGGGGCACTTGGTGCCGTTGGATCCGGGATCCTGGGCCCGAAGTGGCCACCGCGTTGCTTGGTGCCGTCCCTAGTCCAGGTAGTCCCGCAGCACCTGCGACCGCGATGGGTGGCGGAGCTTGGACATTGTCTTGGATTCGATCTGGCGGATGCGTTCACGCGTGACGCCGTAGACCTTGCCTATTTCGTCTAAAGTCTTAGGCTGTCCGTCGGTGAGGCCGAACCGCATGGCCACCACGCCGGCTTCGCGCTCAGAGAGCGTGTCCAGCACGGAGTGCAGTTGCTCCTGGAGCAGCGTGAAGCTGACGGCGTCGGCAGGAACCACGGCCTCGGAATCCTCGATGAGGTCGCCGAACTCGGAGTCGCCGTCCTCGCCAAGAGGGGTGTGGAGTGAAATCGGTTCGCGGCCGTACTTCTGGACCTCCACCACCTTCTCCGGGGTCATGTCCAGTTCCAGCGCCAGCTCTTCGGGCGTGGGTTCGCGGCCGAGGTCCTGGAGCATCTGGCGCTGTACACGTGCCAGCTTGTTGATCACTTCAACCATGTGGACCGGGATGCGGATGGTGCGCGCCTGGTCAGCCATGGCTCGGGTGATGGCCTGGCGGATCCACCACGTGGCGTAAGTGGAAAACTTGAAGCCCTTGGTGTAGTCAAACTTCTCCACGGCGCGGATGAGGCCCAGGTTGCCTTCCTGGATGAGGTCCAGGAACAGCATGCCGCGGCCGGTGTAGCGCTTTGCCAGGGAGACCACCAGGCGAAGGTTCGCTTCGAGCAGGTGGTTCTTGGCGCGTTTGCCGTCGTGGATGACGAATTCAAGCTCGCGCTTGAATTTCGGATCCATGGAGCCGTCGTCCGCGTTGATCTTCTCTTCGGCGAAGAGGCCGGCTTCAATCCGGAGCGCGAGGTCCACTTCCTGCTCGGCGTTGAGCAGCGCAACCTTGCCGATCTGCTTCAGGTAGTCCTTGACGGGGTCGGCGGTGGCTCCGGCGGACATGACCTGCTGGACGGGGGCGTCGTCGTCGTCGGCGTCCGAGTAGACAAATCCCTTGCCGGTGGCTGCCGACGCGGCCTTGGCGGCGTTGATCTCGCCGTCGTCGCCGGCTTCCGCACCTTCAAGGATGATGTCGTCAAGGTCTTCTTCGACGTCATCCTCGTCGTCGGAGTCTCCGCGTGCGGACTTTCCGGCGGCTTCGGCAGCGGCTTTGGCGCCGGGCTTGGGCCCGCGCCTCTTGGGTTCAGGCTTGCCATCGACATCGGTATCACCGGCGGCATCCTTGACAGCCTTGTTGGCTGCCCGGGTGGCTGCTCGCTTGGCGTTTGTTGCAGCCTGCTTCTCCTCAGGGGACAAGTCGTCCTGGGCGGCGGGTTCCTTCTTCGCGGAAGACGGGGTCACAGAAAACCTTTCTAGCGGCGGTCTGTGGAATCACCATACGGGCAACACCACTATGACCCTGTCAAGTCCGTGATGAACATCAGGTGCAACCACGGCCGGCAGAGTCTACAACTAGAACTGCCGGGGCGGCTGTAATGTTCCCGTAAAGGGCGTCAATACATGCACTTGATCCACGGACCCAACCGGGTCTCGGCATCTATTGTCTCATGGTTTTCCCAAACAGGGCCTCAAGGAAGAACCCCACTGCGGGATTGCAGCACGAGAAGCACACAGGGGACGAGGTCCGCCGCCTTCGCCGGTCCTTGACCGCCACTGTGTGGCGTCGTTGTGGCCGGTGTCCAGACCCTAGGCGGCCTCCGGTCCGAACTTTTGCCAGGCGGCTTCCTTCCGCCCCGCCCATCCGCACAGCGTTCCCCGCCGCACCAGTTCGAGCATAAGTTCCGCCAGCCGGTACCCCTCTTCCTCCTCCAATGCCTGTCCGAGGTAGGCCGCAGCATACGACCCCCGCCCACGGCACCAGGCAATCCACCCCCGTCCGGTCAGGGCAGCGGCGCCGGCCTGGCCGCCGCACGCCGACAACTGCTCCAAAATCCGGTCCAGGCCGTCCAGCCTGCGCCAGTCAGGCAGGACCGGCTCCAAACCCAGGAGGACCTCGCCGTATCCGGGCACGCCCGGGGCGCCAGCGGAGGCCGCACCGGGCCCGGGCAAGGTTTCCGGTACTCCCGGGCCAACCGGCGCAAGCCGGCACCCGGCGTCGAAAATCCCGAACTGTTCGGCGCCGGACTGCGCCGTCCGCATGCCGGCTGCCGCCATCACCAGGACAGCGTCCCGCCACGCCGGGACCCGGAGCGAGGCACGAAGGAATGCCTGCTGGTCTTCGGGCAAAGCATCACCGGTCCAGGAGCCCAGAAGCCCCTCCCAGAACCCGAGGAGCGCATCGAACTGCACCCTGCTTCCCCGCCGGATCTCCAGTTGGACGGACCAGGCAGCTTCCGCTGCCTGCATTGCGGCCCGGTCCTCGACTGAAATGGAGCCTTGAGGCTGGGTACCGCCGTCCGGCGGCGGGCCCACGCTGCTGCCGCGGAACACCATCTCAGCGTTGAGCCTGCTGTCCCGGATGTCCTCGACGGGCCGCCCCGGCAACGGGCAGCAGGAGCGGTCGCTGCAGTAGGCGTCACGCCAGTACGTATCCCCCACGTACCAGGCGTCGCGGACCGGCATCCCCGACGTGCCCAGGGCGGCCTGCAGTGCGGCCAGCAGCCCGGTATAGGTCTGGGGCAGATCCATCCAGCCGTCATTGGTGAAGAACACCAAGAGGGCAGCGTCAGCGTGCTGGTCCGCCCGGAGGTAATCGCGCACGGTGCGGGCGTAGTCCCGGGGATCCGCGAGCGTCTCAGGTCCGGGCAGGTCCAGCCGGAGGGTTGCGCCCAGCCGCCTGCCCTGCAGGGTCATGGCCACCAGACTGTCCGCCGGCCAATACCCCAGGGAATGTGGAATGAACCCAAGGATGTCTTCAGGGCCTTGGACTGTCAGATGCTCTGGAGGTGTCATGACTCCAGCTTTGGCACCCCTCCGGCTCAACTGAAGGCCCCGCGTCCGCCATGTGTACAACCAGGGGCTGTGGAGGGAAGGTGTCAGTCGTCCGCGGGGGGCCGGGACCCCTGGCGGCGCTGCGCCAGGCTCGCCCGCCTCTGCTCGGCAAGGGTACGGAGGAGCGGCGGGACATGGATACCCTGCGCGGCCATCTGCCGCCGCACTTTCCGCCGGCAGACGAGCATGGCGGCCACGCCGAACCCGAGCAGCAGGAAGTGGACGCTGAGAGCGATGCGGAACGGTTCCAGGCCGTACAGGGCTCCGTTGGAGAACCCGCTCGCGTGCAGGATGTCCAGGACCAGCCCGATCAGGAAAATCGCCACGAGGGCAGCGATAAATCCGCCCACGTTGACGATCCCGGTTGCCGTGCCGATCCTGTGCGCGGGATTGAACGTACGCGCGAAGTCGAAGCCGATCATTGACCCGGGCCCCCCGATGGCCAGCACCACCACCAGGCCGGCCAGGAGCCACAGCGGGGAACGGCCCGGCGTGAGCAGGACTGCGGCCCAGGCGGCGGCGGTGGCGGCGGCAATGAGCAGGACCATGGTGGACCTGCGGAGCGGGTGCCGAGACACAAACCGGCCGATGAACGGGCCTACGGCCATGGCCGCGGCCACGTACAGCGCCATCAGGCCCGCCACGGTTCCAGCGTCAAGGCCCTGGGCGGAAATCAGGAACGGGTAGCCCCAGGTCATGGCAAACACGGTGCCACTGAACTGGATGGTGAAGTGGCTCCAGAGTCCCAGCCTGGTGCCCGGCTGGCGCCAGGCCCTCGCGAGCGATGCGCCGGTGGCACGAAGACCCTGGTGTGCCTGCGGCCGGGGCGTGCCGGGCGGGACGTCCTGCAGGAGCACCAGGACCAGTACGAGGGCGAGTCCCGACATGCCGGCCAGCATCAGGAACGCCGGGGTCCAACCGGAGGAATGAAGGACAAAGGCGAAGGGAACCACGCTGAAAAGCTGCCCCAGCTGGCCGGACATGCCTGTCAGCTGGGTGACCAGCGGCACTCGGGCAGGGGCAAACCACAGCGGGATCAGGCGGATCACCGAGATGAATGTCATGGCATCTCCGGCACCCACGAGCACGCGCCCGGCAACGCCACCGGGAATGCTGTCCGCAAAGGCCAGCTGGAGCTGGCCAAGCCCCATCAGGACAGCACCGCCGGCAATCATGGCCCTTGAGCCGAAGCGGTCCACCAGGAGGCCCACCGGGATCTGCAGCCCGGCGTAAACCAGGAGCTGCAGCACCGTGAAGAAGGAGATCGCTGACGCACCGGCATGGAACCGTTCAGTGGCTTCAATCCCTACCACACCGAAGGAGGTGCGCTGCGATACGGCCACCAGATAGGCAAAAATTCCGATGGTCCAGATCAGCCAGGCTCGGGGTGCAGTCACTCCCTTATTATGCCCGGGCCGGGCAGCGGCACCGGAAGCCGGCCGCCACGGCGGACAGCAGACGGCGGCGGGCTACTGGGCAGGGTTCTCCCTGGCAAGGTAGGCCTCGACGGCTGCCCCCAGCACATCCCCGTTCGGCAGTTGGTCGTTTTCATCCGCAAGGAGGGACCGGCGGACGGTGCCTTCAGCCTTCTCGTCATAGCGCGACTCGAGGCGGGACACCACCTGCTGCACATCTGTGGAGGCGTCAATCTGCTCGGCGATCTGGCGGCCCACTTCCCTGCCTGCTTCCCGGAGCCTGTCGGCGGGCAGCATCAGTGAGGTGGCCGCGCCCAGGTATTCGAGGCCGGCCACTGCCGCGGTGGGGTACTCCGCTTCTGCGAGGTAGTGCGGAACGTGGATCACGTAGCCCGCGACGTTGCGCCCGGCTTCCATCAGCCGCAGCTCCAGGATGTGGCCTACTGCCGCCGGAACCTCGACGGTCGGCTTCCAGACGGAGATCCCCTCGATCAGCTCGGGCCGGTTGCCATGCACGGTAACGCCTACGGGGCGGGTGTGCGGTACAGGCATGGGGATGGAATGGATCCAGGTCACCAGGTTTACGTCCAGCTTTTCCACGATGCCCACGACGGCCCGGGCAAACCGTTCCCACTGAAGGTCCGGTTCAAAGCCCGCCAGCAGGAGGAAGGGACTGCCCAGACCGTCTGTCAGCCGGTACAGTGCCAGCTTCGGCGCCTGGTAGTCCTGCAGATGGTCCTCGACAAAGGAGACGTGGGGCCTCCGGGACCGGTAGTCGATCAGCTGGTCGGCGTCGAACACCGCCACCGGCTCGGCGTCGAGGGTGTCCAGCAGCTCCGTATTGATCTGTTTGACCACATGGCCGGCGTCCGCAAACCCGGTGAACCCCATCACCAGGTTCAGGCCGCGGAGCGCCGGGCTGTGGAACAGCTCGATGTTGCTCGCATAGAGCGCATCGGGATCCAGCAGCGAGCCGGAAATCCGTTCAAGCACGGCACGTTCCTTTCGTGGGTTCGGGTGGTTACCTCTTACAACACCGGGGGGCACCGGGGCATTCCGCCGGATGATGTGTCGCAGGTCTCAGGAGATTCCGACGCCACGGCACATACCGGCTACGATCGGAACTGGCCTGAGACGGGCTTCGCACACACCGGGCCGCTGTCCCATGCCGATGGCAGCCGGGTATCCATGGCAGAGCGCCAAACATGCATTCCTGCCTGAACAATCTTTCGAGAATTGAGGACTGACTCCGTGGTCAAGAATACTGAAATCAACCTTAGTACCCTCGCGCGGGACCTGAAGAAGGTTCCCAGTGACGCCGTGGTCATCGGCGTGGGACAGGGACCGGACGGTCCTGTCCTCCTCGACAACCCGCTGACGGCGAAGTCCGCGGAGGCCCTGGCCGATTCCCTGAAGGTTCTTGGGGTCACGGGAGCCGCGGACCAGATCGTGCGGCTCCCCGGCCTCCCGGAAACTGGGGCCGGCGTGCTGGTCCTGGTGGGCGTGGGCAAGGTGGGTGCAGGCCGTCCGCTTTCCGAAGAGGCGCTCCGCCGCGCGGCCGGTTCCGCGGTCCGCCAGCTTGCCGGCCTCTCCACCGTTGTCATTGCGCTTCCGACGGCGGGAATCGCCGACGTCGCGGCCGTCGCCGAAGGCGCGGCCCTGGGATCCTACGCCTTCACGGAGCACCGCTCTTCCAAGGACGGCCTGAAGGACCCTGTCGCCAATGCCGTCATCTATACGGATGTTGCCGGGGACAAGGAAGTCCGTTCCGTCCTGACCCGCGCGGGCCTGCTCGGCAAAGCCGTGAACGCAACGCGGTCGCTGGTCAACCAGCCGCCAAGCCACCTCTACCCGGAAACATTCGCCGAAGCCGCCAAGGAGCTGTCCAAGGGCCTGCCTGTCAAGGTGACGGTGTGGGACGAAAAGCGCCTCGAGAAGGAAGGCTTCGGCGGCATCATGGGCGTGGGCAAGGGGTCCACCCGCCAGCCGCGCCTCGTCAAAGTGGAGTACTCCCCCGCGAAGGCGACGGCGAAGATTGCCTTGGTGGGCAAGGGCATCACCTTCGACACCGGCGGCATCTCCATCAAGCCGGCCCTCGGCATGGGTGACATGAAGAGCGACATGGCGGGGGCCGCCGTCGTACTTAACACCGTGCTGGCGCTCGCAGGCCTTGGCCTGCCGGTCAAGGCGACCGCCTGGCTCTGCATCGCTGAAAACATGCCCTCCGGTGCCGCTTCCAGGCCCGCAGATGTCCTCACGATGTTCGGCGGCAAGACCGTTGAGGTCCTGAACACCGACGCCGAAGGACGGCTGGTCATGGCCGACGGCATCGTGGCGGCGAGCCAGGAATACCCGGACGCCATCATCGACGTCGCCACCCTCACCGGAGCGCAGCTCATTGCCCTCGGTAACCGGACCGCCGGCGTGATGGGAGCGGACAGTGTCACGGGCCCGCTCAAGGCCGCTGCGGACCGGGCCGGCGAGCTGGTCTGGCCCATGCCGCTGCCGGAGGAACTGCGGCCGAGCCTCGACTCCCAGGTGGCGGATCTGGCCAACATTGGAGAACGCCACGGCGGCATGATGACCGCCGCTGTCTTCCTGCGCGAGTTTGTGGGCAAGGGCAAGGACGGAGAACCGATTCCTTGGGCCCACATCGACATCGCCGGCCCGTCATTCAACAACGGAAGCCCCTATGGCTATACCCACAAACAGGGCACGGGCTGCACCGTGCGCACGCTGGTTGCCTATGTGGAAGACATCCTGGCCGCTGCCGCCTGACCTGTTTGTCGAGTGGCATGCGGCTTTGTGACACACCAATGATCCCTTGGACACAAAGCCGCGTGACACTGGACACAAGCGCTCCACAATCATGGTTGCAAGGTGGAGCATAGATAAGTGGTTCGCTAAGGTGAACCACGGTAGTCACAAATGAAAGAGAACCTGCCTGCTGGCATAATCTCGGCAGTACAAGTTCCAAGACCAGATGATGCGTACGCTCGCGTCATCGTTCACGCGAGGGAGCGTTTAAGTGGCCGATCAGGCAACTGCGCAAGAATTCGACATCCTGGTACTCGGTGGCGGCAGCGGCGGATACGCTACCGCCCTGCGGGCCGTTCAGCTTGGCTTCACCGTGGGCCTCGTGGAGAAGGGCAAGCTCGGTGGCACCTGCCTCCACAACGGCTGTATCCCCACCAAAGCACTGCTCCACTCGGCCGAGCTGGCCGACCATGCCCGTGACTCCGCCAAGTATGGCGTGAACGTCACACTGGACGGCATCGACATCAACGCCGTCAACGCCTACAAAGACGGCATCGTCGCAGGTAAGTTCAAGGGCCTCCAGGGCCTCATCAAATCCAAGGGCATCACCGTCATTGAAGGTGAAGGCAAGCTCCAGGGCACCGACACCGTTGTGGTAAACGGCACCGCCTACAAGGGCAAGAACATCGTCCTCGCCACCGGCTCCTACTCCCGCTCCCTTCCGGGCCTGGAAATCGGCGGACGCGTCATCACCTCCGACGAGGCCCTCACCATGGACTACATCCCCAAGAGCGCCATCGTGCTCGGCGGCGGGGTCATCGGCGTCGAATTCGCTTCGGTGTGGAAGTCCTTCGGCGTGGACGTCACCATCATCGAGGGCCTGCCGTCCCTGGTTCCCAACGAGGACACGGCAATCGTGAAGAACCTCGAGCGCGCCTTCAAGAAGCGCGGCATCAAGTTCTCCACCGGCATCTTCTTCCAGGGCGTCGAGCAGAACGACACCGGAGTCAAGGTCACCCTGGTGGACGGGCAGACGTTCGACGCCGAACTCCTCCTCGTCGCCGTGGGCCGCGGTCCCGTCACCGCCAACCTCGGCTACGAAGAGGCCGGTGTCACCATCGACCGCGGCTTCGTCATCACCAACGAGCGCCTGCACACCGGCGTGGGCAACGTCTACGCCGTGGGCGACATCGTTCCGGGCGTGCAGCTGGCGCACCGCGGCTACCAGCAGGGCATTTTTGTTGCCGAAGAGATCGCCGGCCTCAAGCCCGTCATCGTCGAGGACGTCAACATCCCCAAGGTCACGTACTGCGAGCCTGAAATCGCAACCGTGGGCTACACCGAGAAAGCCGCCAAGGAAAAGTTCGGCGACGACCAGGTCCAGATCCAGGAATACAACCTCGCCGGCAACGGCAAGAGCTCCATCCTGGGCACTGGCGGCTTGGTCAAGCTGGTCCGCCAGAAGGACGGCCCCGTCGTGGGCGTCCACATGATCGGTTCCCGTATGGGCGAGCAGATCGGTGAGGCACAGCTCATTGTGAACTGGGAAGCCTACCCGGAGGACGTGGCCCAGCTGGTCCACGCGCACCCCACGCAGAACGAGGCCATGGGCGAAGCCCACCTGGCACTCGCGGGCAAGCCGCTCCACGGCTAATTACCGCCCCCAGCAGCACCGCAAGACATCAGAGTTTGGTGCACCCGGCACGATCTGCCGGGTGCACTAAGCTCAAACAAGGCAGCAATCATCCGCACTAAAGATCAATAAGGAGAACGGGGACGACATGTCTGAATCCGTTAACTTGCCCGCCCTCGGTGAGAGCGTCACCGAAGGAACCGTCACCCGCTGGCTCAAGCAGGTAGGTGACCGGGTAGAGGTGGACGAACCGCTGCTCGAGGTTTCCACCGACAAAGTAGACACCGAAATCCCCTCTCCGATAGCCGGCGTCATCGAGGAAATCCTCGTTGCCGAAGACGAGACCGCCGAAGTTGGCGCTCCCCTGGTCCGCATCGGCGACGGCTCCGGCGGCGGTTCAGCTCCTGAAGCAGCAGCGCCGGCCGAAGAAGCCCCCGCCGCTCCGGCAGCAGAGGCTCCTGCCGAGGAGGCCCCCGCCGCTGAAGCCCCCGCCCCGCAGGAAGAGTCCGGACCGCAGGCAGAGGCCGCACCGGCACCTGCAGCGTCCGGCGGCGAAAGCCACGATGTCACCCTGCCGGCTCTCGGCGAAAGCGTCACCGAAGGCACTGTCACCCGCTGGCTCAAGGCCGTGGGCGACAGCGTTGAAGTGGATGAGCCGCTGCTTGAGGTATCCACCGACAAGGTAGACACCGAGATCCCCTCTCCTGTGGCCGGAACGCTCCAGGAAATCCGCGTCAACGAGGACGAAACGGCCGAGGTTGGCTCTGTTCTCGCTGTCATTGGTTCCGGTGCCGCTGCCCCTGCGGCCGAGCCCGCACCCGCCCAGCCCGCCCCCGCAGCCGAGCAGAAGACCGAAGCACCGGCAGCCGCTCCGGCCCCCGCCGAAGCTCCCAAGGCTGAGGCCCCCAAGGCAGAAGCCCCCGCGCCCGCAGCAGCACAGCCCGCTGCAGAGCCTGCAGCTGCTGCACAGCCGGCAAATGGCGGCGAATCCGGCTACGTCACCCCGCTGGTCCGCAAGCTGGCCAATCAGCAGGGTGTGGACATCTCCTCCCTGACCGGCACCGGCGTCGGTGGCCGTATCCGCAAGCAGGACGTTCTGGCCGCAGCAGAAGCTAACGCTGCCCCGGCAGCGGCAGCTGCGGCGGCTCCTGCCGCAGCGGCAGCCCCGGCACCAGCCGCCGGTCCGGCCGCTTCCTCCCTGCGCGGCACCGTGCAGAAGGCACCGCGTATCCGCCAGGTCATCGCCCGCCGCATGCGCGAGTCGCTTGAGGTCTCCACCCAGCTGACGCAGGTGCACGAGGTCGATATGACCAAAATCGCCAAGCTGCGCCTCAAGGCCAAGAACTCGTTCCAGGCCCAGAACGGTGTCAAGCTCACCTTCCTGCCTTTCATTGCCAAGGCCGTCGCCGAGGCACTCAAGCAGCACCCGAAGCTCAACGCCGCCTACGACGAAGACAAGCAGGAGATCACGTACCACAACGCCGAGCACCTGGCGATCGCCGTGGACACGGACAAGGGTCTCCTGGTTCCGGTCGTTTCCGATGCCGGTAACCTCAACCTGGCTGGCCTGGCCGGGAAGATCGCGGACGTTGCCGGCCGCACCCGCGACGGCAAGATCGGTCCGGATGAACTGTCCGGCGGAACGTTCAGCATCACCAACATCGGATCCGTCGGCGCATTGTTCGACACCCCGATCATCAACCAGCCGCAGGTGGGAATTCTGGGCACCGGCTCCATCGTCAAGCGCGCAGTGGTTGTCGCCGACGAGAACGGTGATGATTCCTTGGCCATCCGCTCGATGATGTACCTGTCCCTGACGTACGACCACCGCCTGGTGGACGGCGCCGATGCAGGACGCTTCCTGCAGACGCTGAAGGCCCGCCTTGAGGAAGGCGCCTTCGAAGCTGACCTGGGGCTGTAACAGTCTCCAACGAACGACGGCGGTGCAGGCACCGGTGGGAAACCTCCGGAAAGC from Arthrobacter pascens includes:
- the lpdA gene encoding dihydrolipoyl dehydrogenase; this translates as MADQATAQEFDILVLGGGSGGYATALRAVQLGFTVGLVEKGKLGGTCLHNGCIPTKALLHSAELADHARDSAKYGVNVTLDGIDINAVNAYKDGIVAGKFKGLQGLIKSKGITVIEGEGKLQGTDTVVVNGTAYKGKNIVLATGSYSRSLPGLEIGGRVITSDEALTMDYIPKSAIVLGGGVIGVEFASVWKSFGVDVTIIEGLPSLVPNEDTAIVKNLERAFKKRGIKFSTGIFFQGVEQNDTGVKVTLVDGQTFDAELLLVAVGRGPVTANLGYEEAGVTIDRGFVITNERLHTGVGNVYAVGDIVPGVQLAHRGYQQGIFVAEEIAGLKPVIVEDVNIPKVTYCEPEIATVGYTEKAAKEKFGDDQVQIQEYNLAGNGKSSILGTGGLVKLVRQKDGPVVGVHMIGSRMGEQIGEAQLIVNWEAYPEDVAQLVHAHPTQNEAMGEAHLALAGKPLHG
- a CDS encoding MFS transporter — its product is MTAPRAWLIWTIGIFAYLVAVSQRTSFGVVGIEATERFHAGASAISFFTVLQLLVYAGLQIPVGLLVDRFGSRAMIAGGAVLMGLGQLQLAFADSIPGGVAGRVLVGAGDAMTFISVIRLIPLWFAPARVPLVTQLTGMSGQLGQLFSVVPFAFVLHSSGWTPAFLMLAGMSGLALVLVLVLLQDVPPGTPRPQAHQGLRATGASLARAWRQPGTRLGLWSHFTIQFSGTVFAMTWGYPFLISAQGLDAGTVAGLMALYVAAAMAVGPFIGRFVSRHPLRRSTMVLLIAAATAAAWAAVLLTPGRSPLWLLAGLVVVLAIGGPGSMIGFDFARTFNPAHRIGTATGIVNVGGFIAALVAIFLIGLVLDILHASGFSNGALYGLEPFRIALSVHFLLLGFGVAAMLVCRRKVRRQMAAQGIHVPPLLRTLAEQRRASLAQRRQGSRPPADD
- a CDS encoding DUF7455 domain-containing protein, with the protein product MTTAVADRTLNALDRCDRCGAQAYVRVVLESSGGELLFCGHHARAVEAKLKPLSSDWHDETGRLHEKAPVAVD
- the sucB gene encoding 2-oxoglutarate dehydrogenase, E2 component, dihydrolipoamide succinyltransferase, whose product is MSESVNLPALGESVTEGTVTRWLKQVGDRVEVDEPLLEVSTDKVDTEIPSPIAGVIEEILVAEDETAEVGAPLVRIGDGSGGGSAPEAAAPAEEAPAAPAAEAPAEEAPAAEAPAPQEESGPQAEAAPAPAASGGESHDVTLPALGESVTEGTVTRWLKAVGDSVEVDEPLLEVSTDKVDTEIPSPVAGTLQEIRVNEDETAEVGSVLAVIGSGAAAPAAEPAPAQPAPAAEQKTEAPAAAPAPAEAPKAEAPKAEAPAPAAAQPAAEPAAAAQPANGGESGYVTPLVRKLANQQGVDISSLTGTGVGGRIRKQDVLAAAEANAAPAAAAAAAPAAAAAPAPAAGPAASSLRGTVQKAPRIRQVIARRMRESLEVSTQLTQVHEVDMTKIAKLRLKAKNSFQAQNGVKLTFLPFIAKAVAEALKQHPKLNAAYDEDKQEITYHNAEHLAIAVDTDKGLLVPVVSDAGNLNLAGLAGKIADVAGRTRDGKIGPDELSGGTFSITNIGSVGALFDTPIINQPQVGILGTGSIVKRAVVVADENGDDSLAIRSMMYLSLTYDHRLVDGADAGRFLQTLKARLEEGAFEADLGL
- a CDS encoding proteasome assembly chaperone family protein; protein product: MLERISGSLLDPDALYASNIELFHSPALRGLNLVMGFTGFADAGHVVKQINTELLDTLDAEPVAVFDADQLIDYRSRRPHVSFVEDHLQDYQAPKLALYRLTDGLGSPFLLLAGFEPDLQWERFARAVVGIVEKLDVNLVTWIHSIPMPVPHTRPVGVTVHGNRPELIEGISVWKPTVEVPAAVGHILELRLMEAGRNVAGYVIHVPHYLAEAEYPTAAVAGLEYLGAATSLMLPADRLREAGREVGRQIAEQIDASTDVQQVVSRLESRYDEKAEGTVRRSLLADENDQLPNGDVLGAAVEAYLARENPAQ
- a CDS encoding leucyl aminopeptidase, with the protein product MVKNTEINLSTLARDLKKVPSDAVVIGVGQGPDGPVLLDNPLTAKSAEALADSLKVLGVTGAADQIVRLPGLPETGAGVLVLVGVGKVGAGRPLSEEALRRAAGSAVRQLAGLSTVVIALPTAGIADVAAVAEGAALGSYAFTEHRSSKDGLKDPVANAVIYTDVAGDKEVRSVLTRAGLLGKAVNATRSLVNQPPSHLYPETFAEAAKELSKGLPVKVTVWDEKRLEKEGFGGIMGVGKGSTRQPRLVKVEYSPAKATAKIALVGKGITFDTGGISIKPALGMGDMKSDMAGAAVVLNTVLALAGLGLPVKATAWLCIAENMPSGAASRPADVLTMFGGKTVEVLNTDAEGRLVMADGIVAASQEYPDAIIDVATLTGAQLIALGNRTAGVMGADSVTGPLKAAADRAGELVWPMPLPEELRPSLDSQVADLANIGERHGGMMTAAVFLREFVGKGKDGEPIPWAHIDIAGPSFNNGSPYGYTHKQGTGCTVRTLVAYVEDILAAAA
- a CDS encoding RNA polymerase sigma factor, which gives rise to MTPSSAKKEPAAQDDLSPEEKQAATNAKRAATRAANKAVKDAAGDTDVDGKPEPKRRGPKPGAKAAAEAAGKSARGDSDDEDDVEEDLDDIILEGAEAGDDGEINAAKAASAATGKGFVYSDADDDDAPVQQVMSAGATADPVKDYLKQIGKVALLNAEQEVDLALRIEAGLFAEEKINADDGSMDPKFKRELEFVIHDGKRAKNHLLEANLRLVVSLAKRYTGRGMLFLDLIQEGNLGLIRAVEKFDYTKGFKFSTYATWWIRQAITRAMADQARTIRIPVHMVEVINKLARVQRQMLQDLGREPTPEELALELDMTPEKVVEVQKYGREPISLHTPLGEDGDSEFGDLIEDSEAVVPADAVSFTLLQEQLHSVLDTLSEREAGVVAMRFGLTDGQPKTLDEIGKVYGVTRERIRQIESKTMSKLRHPSRSQVLRDYLD
- a CDS encoding DUF4192 family protein, producing the protein MTPPEHLTVQGPEDILGFIPHSLGYWPADSLVAMTLQGRRLGATLRLDLPGPETLADPRDYARTVRDYLRADQHADAALLVFFTNDGWMDLPQTYTGLLAALQAALGTSGMPVRDAWYVGDTYWRDAYCSDRSCCPLPGRPVEDIRDSRLNAEMVFRGSSVGPPPDGGTQPQGSISVEDRAAMQAAEAAWSVQLEIRRGSRVQFDALLGFWEGLLGSWTGDALPEDQQAFLRASLRVPAWRDAVLVMAAAGMRTAQSGAEQFGIFDAGCRLAPVGPGVPETLPGPGAASAGAPGVPGYGEVLLGLEPVLPDWRRLDGLDRILEQLSACGGQAGAAALTGRGWIAWCRGRGSYAAAYLGQALEEEEGYRLAELMLELVRRGTLCGWAGRKEAAWQKFGPEAA